A section of the Kribbella sp. HUAS MG21 genome encodes:
- a CDS encoding ABC transporter permease subunit: MATDLVPEVAQPAADSPRPAAPPKGRRRTRTVARDLLRYRWLYLLLLPGLVYFALFKYLPMYGLTIAFKDYVPFLGYSGSEWVGLKHFQELFTGPDFGRLMFNTLLLALLTIVFVFPAPIVVALLLNELRINVLKRSVQSLVYIPHFLSWTIVASLTYLLFSVDFGVIANWIHGVVGGQKTDYVAQADWFRPLIVLQLLWKQTGWGTIIYLAALAGVDSQLYEAARVDGAGRWRQFWHITLPAIRPTIVVMAILTSGNLMDSGFEQIWLMTTSLNRDVADVFDTFVYYIGITQGSFSYATAVGLFKGVVGVVLIFGSNFLAKRLDQRGLF; the protein is encoded by the coding sequence ATGGCCACCGACCTCGTGCCCGAGGTGGCGCAGCCGGCCGCGGACTCCCCGCGGCCGGCGGCCCCGCCGAAGGGCAGACGCCGTACCCGGACCGTCGCCCGGGACCTGCTCCGCTACCGCTGGCTGTACCTGTTGCTGCTGCCCGGTCTCGTGTACTTCGCACTGTTCAAGTACCTGCCGATGTACGGGCTGACCATCGCGTTCAAGGACTACGTGCCGTTCCTCGGGTACTCCGGCAGCGAGTGGGTCGGGCTGAAGCACTTCCAGGAGCTGTTCACCGGACCGGACTTCGGCCGGTTGATGTTCAACACCCTGCTGCTCGCACTGCTGACGATCGTCTTCGTCTTCCCGGCGCCGATCGTCGTCGCGCTGCTGCTGAACGAGCTCCGGATCAACGTGCTCAAGCGGTCCGTGCAGTCGCTGGTCTACATCCCGCACTTCCTGTCGTGGACGATCGTCGCGTCGCTCACCTACCTGCTGTTCTCGGTGGACTTCGGCGTGATCGCGAACTGGATCCACGGGGTCGTCGGCGGGCAGAAGACCGACTACGTCGCGCAGGCCGACTGGTTCCGGCCGCTGATCGTGCTGCAGCTTCTGTGGAAGCAGACCGGCTGGGGCACGATCATCTACCTGGCCGCGCTGGCCGGCGTGGACTCGCAGCTGTACGAGGCGGCCCGGGTGGACGGCGCCGGGCGGTGGCGGCAGTTCTGGCACATCACGCTGCCGGCGATCCGGCCGACGATCGTGGTGATGGCGATCCTGACGTCCGGGAACCTGATGGACTCCGGGTTCGAGCAGATCTGGCTGATGACCACGTCGCTGAACCGGGACGTCGCGGACGTGTTCGACACGTTCGTCTACTACATCGGCATCACCCAGGGCTCGTTCAGCTACGCGACCGCCGTCGGGCTGTTCAAGGGTGTCGTCGGCGTCGTCCTGATCTTCGGCTCGAACTT